A genomic window from Bos javanicus breed banteng chromosome 13, ARS-OSU_banteng_1.0, whole genome shotgun sequence includes:
- the PXMP4 gene encoding peroxisomal membrane protein 4 isoform X2 — MVAPPQLQALLFAINALLRKRRYHAALAMLKGFRNGAVLREKLRAILQATYTHSWNLARFVFLYKGLCALQSHVQGKTYQAHSFVSAFIGGLLVFGNNNNINSQISMYLLSRVLFALCRLGVEKGFIPEPRLDPFPWFSGLVWGLVLWLFEYHRPTLQPSLQSSMTYLYEDSNVWHDLSDFFIYNKSQPSK; from the exons ATGGTCGCCCCACCGCAGCTGCAGGCTCTGCTCTTTGCGATCAACGCACTATTGCGCAAGCGCCGCTACCACGCAGCACTGGCCATGCTTAAGGGCTTCCGGAACGGGGCAGT CCTCCGGGAGAAGCTGCGTGCCATCCTGCAGGCCACGTACACCCACTCCTGGAACCTGGCCAGGTTTGTGTTCCTCTACAAGGGACTCTGTGCCCTGCAGTCCCACGTCCAGGGCAAGACCTACCAGGCACACTCATTCGTGTCTGCCTTCATCGGGGGCTTGCTAGTGTTTGGAAACAACAATAACATCAACAGCCAG ATCAGCATGTACCTGCTATCCCGCGTCCTATTTGCCCTGTGCCGCCTGGGCGTGGAGAAGGGCTTCATCCCTGAACCCAGGTTGGACCCGTTTCCATGGTTCTCAGGGCTGGTGTGGGGGCTGGTGCTGTGGCTCTTCGAGTACCACCGGCCAACCCTGCAGCCCTCGCTGCAGTCGTCCATGACCTACCTGTACGAGGACAGCAACGTGTGGCACGACCTCTCGGACTTCTTTATCTACAACAAGAGCCAACCCTCCAAGTAA
- the PXMP4 gene encoding peroxisomal membrane protein 4 isoform X1: MVAPPQLQALLFAINALLRKRRYHAALAMLKGFRNGAVYGAKIRAPHALVMTFLFRSGSLREKLRAILQATYTHSWNLARFVFLYKGLCALQSHVQGKTYQAHSFVSAFIGGLLVFGNNNNINSQISMYLLSRVLFALCRLGVEKGFIPEPRLDPFPWFSGLVWGLVLWLFEYHRPTLQPSLQSSMTYLYEDSNVWHDLSDFFIYNKSQPSK, encoded by the exons ATGGTCGCCCCACCGCAGCTGCAGGCTCTGCTCTTTGCGATCAACGCACTATTGCGCAAGCGCCGCTACCACGCAGCACTGGCCATGCTTAAGGGCTTCCGGAACGGGGCAGT CTATGGAGCCAAAATCCGGGCCCCTCACGCGCTGGTCATGACCTTTCTTTTCCGGAGTGGCAG CCTCCGGGAGAAGCTGCGTGCCATCCTGCAGGCCACGTACACCCACTCCTGGAACCTGGCCAGGTTTGTGTTCCTCTACAAGGGACTCTGTGCCCTGCAGTCCCACGTCCAGGGCAAGACCTACCAGGCACACTCATTCGTGTCTGCCTTCATCGGGGGCTTGCTAGTGTTTGGAAACAACAATAACATCAACAGCCAG ATCAGCATGTACCTGCTATCCCGCGTCCTATTTGCCCTGTGCCGCCTGGGCGTGGAGAAGGGCTTCATCCCTGAACCCAGGTTGGACCCGTTTCCATGGTTCTCAGGGCTGGTGTGGGGGCTGGTGCTGTGGCTCTTCGAGTACCACCGGCCAACCCTGCAGCCCTCGCTGCAGTCGTCCATGACCTACCTGTACGAGGACAGCAACGTGTGGCACGACCTCTCGGACTTCTTTATCTACAACAAGAGCCAACCCTCCAAGTAA